The Parachlamydia acanthamoebae genome has a window encoding:
- a CDS encoding carbonic anhydrase yields MNLNAIYSFLAFMLMLSAIGCALTPDEAIQRLMEGNQRYVKDQLLHPDRNLIRREAIGSRQEPFAVILGCADSRVSPEIIFDQGIGDLFIVRVAGNVAGPVEVDSIDFSAEYLHSSVILVLGHESCGAVNAVLNKQTQDIEAVAALIEPAIQSVRGKEGDLLANAVKANVRAIVAQLKETSVVKRLMKENKIKVIGGYYELVSGKVVLLD; encoded by the coding sequence ATGAATCTGAATGCGATTTATTCTTTCTTGGCCTTTATGCTGATGCTCTCAGCAATTGGTTGTGCGTTAACGCCTGATGAAGCTATTCAACGTTTGATGGAAGGCAATCAGCGCTATGTAAAGGACCAACTTTTACATCCCGACAGAAATTTAATTAGACGAGAAGCTATTGGTTCTAGACAAGAACCCTTTGCAGTCATTTTAGGGTGTGCAGATTCTCGCGTTTCACCTGAAATCATTTTTGACCAAGGAATTGGGGATCTTTTTATTGTGAGAGTGGCAGGAAATGTTGCGGGCCCTGTTGAAGTCGATAGTATCGATTTTTCTGCGGAGTATCTACATTCCTCAGTCATTCTAGTTTTGGGACATGAAAGTTGCGGAGCTGTAAATGCTGTTTTAAATAAGCAAACCCAAGATATCGAAGCTGTTGCTGCACTGATCGAGCCGGCTATTCAATCTGTTCGGGGTAAAGAAGGAGATTTACTTGCTAATGCAGTGAAAGCAAATGTTAGAGCGATTGTTGCACAATTAAAAGAAACATCTGTAGTTAAAAGGCTTATGAAAGAGAATAAAATCAAGGTCATTGGGGGATATTACGAGCTAGTGAGTGGGAAAGTGGTTTTACTAGATTAA
- the dnaK gene encoding molecular chaperone DnaK has protein sequence MNKKKGKIIGIDLGTTNSCVAVMEGGVPKVIASAEGSRTTPSVVAFKGNERLVGIPAKRQAVTNPENTIFSSKRFIGHKYSEVVNEIKTVPYKVTENAKGDAVFEVQGKIVTPEEIAAQILIKMKETAEAYLGEKVTEAVITVPAYFNDSQRQSTKDAGRIAGLDVKRIIPEPTAAALAYGLDKEKTEKKIAVFDLGGGTFDISILEIGEGVFEVLATNGDTHLGGDDFDHAILNWMLETFKQETGIDLHNDKMALQRLRDAAEKAKIELSGTQSTEINQPFITMDATGPKHLSLNLTRAKLESLTAELIDRTREPCIKALKDSGLSKDDIGEVILVGGMTRMPAVQEVVKSIFGKEGHKGVNPDEVVAVGAAIQGGVLAGDVKDVLLLDVTPLTLGIETMGGVMTPLVERNTTIPTQKKQVFSTAADNQPAVTIRVLQGERKMANDNKEIGRFDLADIPPAPRGVPQIEVAFDIDADGILHVSAKDNSSGKEQKIRIEAQSGLREEDIQNMLKDAELHSEEDKKRKEEVEIRNEADSQAFRASKALDEYKDKLPAEIVSEVQGKIDAVKKALEGTDSARIKSAKEDLEKSMQHIGEAMAKAGAAGGAHASAAAHEGQAHQQSSSFEGGQSHGGHHHEHSKDDDQIEEAEVEIIDDKDK, from the coding sequence ATGAATAAAAAGAAAGGAAAAATTATTGGGATTGACCTTGGAACAACCAACTCCTGCGTTGCTGTGATGGAAGGCGGAGTTCCAAAGGTGATTGCTTCGGCGGAAGGAAGCCGCACAACACCCTCAGTCGTTGCTTTTAAAGGAAACGAAAGATTGGTGGGCATCCCTGCAAAACGTCAAGCAGTGACAAATCCAGAAAACACCATTTTCTCATCCAAACGTTTTATTGGACATAAATACAGCGAAGTCGTCAACGAAATCAAAACAGTGCCCTACAAAGTGACCGAAAATGCAAAAGGGGATGCTGTTTTTGAAGTTCAAGGCAAAATTGTAACGCCAGAAGAAATTGCGGCTCAAATTTTGATCAAAATGAAAGAGACCGCAGAGGCTTATCTCGGTGAAAAAGTAACAGAAGCTGTGATTACAGTGCCTGCCTACTTTAATGATTCTCAGCGGCAGTCCACAAAAGATGCGGGACGTATTGCAGGCTTAGATGTTAAGCGTATTATCCCAGAACCAACAGCAGCCGCGCTCGCTTATGGTTTAGATAAAGAGAAAACCGAGAAAAAAATTGCGGTATTCGACCTTGGCGGTGGTACCTTCGATATTTCGATTCTTGAGATTGGGGAAGGTGTTTTTGAAGTTTTAGCGACAAACGGAGACACGCACCTTGGTGGTGATGACTTTGACCATGCGATTTTGAATTGGATGCTTGAAACATTCAAACAAGAAACAGGTATTGATCTACACAATGACAAAATGGCGTTGCAACGCTTGCGTGATGCAGCAGAGAAAGCGAAGATTGAATTATCTGGAACACAGTCCACAGAGATCAATCAGCCATTTATCACGATGGATGCCACAGGCCCTAAACACTTGTCACTGAATTTGACCCGTGCAAAGTTGGAAAGTCTAACAGCAGAACTTATTGACCGTACACGTGAGCCTTGCATCAAAGCGTTAAAGGATTCCGGTCTTTCAAAGGACGATATCGGAGAAGTTATCCTCGTTGGCGGGATGACTCGTATGCCTGCCGTGCAAGAAGTGGTCAAATCCATTTTCGGTAAAGAAGGACACAAAGGGGTAAATCCAGATGAGGTTGTGGCTGTCGGTGCTGCGATTCAGGGTGGAGTTCTAGCGGGTGATGTGAAGGATGTTCTTCTATTGGACGTGACACCTTTGACGCTTGGAATTGAAACGATGGGTGGCGTTATGACACCACTAGTTGAAAGAAACACCACAATTCCAACACAAAAGAAACAAGTCTTCTCAACAGCCGCAGACAATCAGCCTGCAGTGACCATTCGAGTTCTCCAAGGGGAGCGTAAAATGGCGAACGACAACAAAGAAATCGGCAGATTTGATTTGGCTGACATCCCTCCTGCTCCACGTGGAGTTCCTCAAATCGAAGTCGCATTCGACATCGATGCGGATGGAATCTTGCATGTATCAGCGAAGGATAATTCTTCAGGGAAAGAACAAAAAATCCGTATTGAAGCGCAGTCAGGATTGCGTGAAGAAGATATTCAGAACATGTTAAAAGATGCGGAATTACATTCGGAAGAAGATAAAAAGCGTAAAGAGGAAGTGGAAATTCGCAATGAAGCAGATTCTCAAGCTTTCCGTGCTTCTAAGGCTCTTGATGAATACAAAGACAAGCTTCCAGCAGAGATTGTAAGCGAAGTCCAAGGTAAAATTGATGCTGTAAAGAAAGCTCTTGAAGGCACTGATTCAGCTCGTATCAAATCAGCTAAAGAAGATCTTGAAAAGAGTATGCAACACATCGGGGAAGCGATGGCAAAAGCTGGTGCAGCTGGAGGTGCTCATGCATCCGCAGCAGCTCATGAAGGCCAAGCTCATCAGCAATCTTCTTCTTTTGAAGGTGGACAGTCACATGGCGGCCATCACCACGAGCATTCAAAAGATGATGATCAAATAGAGGAAGCCGAAGTTGAAATTATCGATGATAAAGATAAATAA
- the grpE gene encoding nucleotide exchange factor GrpE gives MDNGNAECACSHECHADQGEANASPQKEEAEPKVISIDEKEIEALRRDAADNKDKYLRILAESDNQRKRLQKERQELIQYAIQNVIADFLNPIDHMENALKFKDQMSPEVKGWALGFEMILNQFKDVLANNGVIPMTSVGTPFDPHFHEAIEMVETNEFAPGTVVEENLKGYKMGDKVIRPARVKVAKAVNGQTSEQTE, from the coding sequence ATGGATAATGGGAATGCGGAATGTGCGTGCTCGCATGAGTGTCATGCAGACCAAGGCGAAGCAAATGCTTCTCCGCAAAAAGAAGAGGCAGAGCCAAAGGTTATTTCAATTGATGAAAAAGAAATTGAAGCTCTTCGCCGAGATGCCGCAGACAATAAAGATAAATATTTGCGCATACTTGCGGAATCGGACAATCAAAGAAAAAGACTGCAAAAAGAACGGCAAGAACTCATTCAGTATGCTATTCAGAATGTAATCGCAGATTTTTTAAATCCGATTGATCACATGGAGAATGCTTTAAAATTTAAAGATCAGATGTCCCCCGAAGTCAAAGGGTGGGCTCTTGGATTTGAAATGATTTTGAATCAATTTAAAGATGTGTTAGCCAACAATGGAGTCATCCCGATGACTTCCGTCGGCACGCCATTTGACCCACATTTCCATGAAGCGATTGAAATGGTAGAAACAAACGAGTTCGCTCCAGGAACTGTCGTAGAAGAAAATTTGAAAGGTTACAAAATGGGAGATAAAGTCATTCGACCTGCCCGTGTTAAAGTCGCAAAAGCAGTCAATGGCCAAACTTCCGAACAAACCGAATAA
- the hrcA gene encoding heat-inducible transcriptional repressor HrcA, which yields MKVPVASKKSHKSSREKQVLLGLVEFYLNTGKPVGSHTLQGAGFDNISSATIRNYFANLEQEGYLSQQHASSGRIPTNKAFRLYTEEYIDAAVIAPEDEKVLQALRQVETREIASYLQYAAETLSQLSNQAVFLSAPRFDQDYLVELKLVSIDHSRCLCVLVTGFGIIQTEILYVNKKLNAFTVKRLELYFHWRLTGLDKPTSLTKEEELLGQKMYNELMVRYIVGYSNFTDEEVYRTGFSKLATYADYQTPTSLAVNLALFEDAQSMRLLLRDCMKHNRLKVWIGEDLLPFSTETPTCSVLAIPYRINQHNVGAIGILGPVQMPYRRLFGILKVFSEYISETLTRHVFKFKLSFRQPHRATSEKELPLFNHSSFLLEDKR from the coding sequence GTGAAAGTGCCAGTCGCTTCTAAGAAAAGTCATAAGTCTAGTCGAGAAAAGCAAGTTTTGCTGGGATTGGTCGAGTTTTACCTCAATACAGGGAAACCCGTCGGTTCGCATACTTTGCAAGGAGCTGGATTTGATAATATTAGCTCCGCGACTATTCGCAATTACTTTGCAAATCTCGAGCAAGAGGGATATCTTTCTCAGCAGCATGCTTCTAGTGGAAGAATTCCAACGAATAAAGCTTTTAGACTTTATACCGAGGAATATATCGATGCAGCAGTTATTGCGCCCGAAGATGAAAAAGTTTTACAGGCTTTACGGCAAGTTGAGACGCGCGAGATAGCCTCTTATTTGCAGTACGCCGCAGAAACGTTATCTCAATTAAGCAATCAAGCCGTTTTTTTATCGGCTCCTCGTTTTGATCAAGATTACTTAGTGGAATTAAAGCTCGTTTCAATCGATCATTCCCGCTGTTTATGCGTCCTCGTGACAGGATTTGGAATCATTCAAACAGAAATCCTTTACGTGAACAAGAAATTAAATGCTTTTACTGTTAAAAGGCTTGAGCTTTACTTTCATTGGCGTTTGACAGGACTTGATAAGCCCACTTCCTTGACAAAAGAAGAAGAGCTCTTAGGGCAAAAAATGTATAATGAGTTGATGGTTCGCTATATCGTCGGCTACTCCAATTTTACAGATGAAGAAGTCTACCGTACAGGATTTTCTAAACTAGCGACCTATGCAGACTACCAGACACCCACATCCCTTGCAGTAAATTTGGCGTTATTCGAAGATGCTCAAAGCATGCGATTGCTCTTGCGCGATTGCATGAAGCATAATCGCTTAAAAGTTTGGATAGGAGAGGATTTACTTCCGTTTTCTACCGAGACTCCCACATGCAGTGTGCTTGCGATTCCCTATCGCATTAATCAACATAATGTAGGTGCTATCGGGATTTTAGGTCCCGTGCAAATGCCCTATCGAAGATTATTTGGAATTTTAAAAGTTTTTTCAGAATATATTAGCGAAACGCTGACCAGACATGTTTTTAAATTTAAACTTAGTTTTCGTCAGCCTCACCGAGCCACGTCAGAAAAAGAACTTCCGCTTTTTAACCACTCTAGCTTTTTGTTAGAAGATAAGCGGTAA
- a CDS encoding NAD-glutamate dehydrogenase domain-containing protein, whose translation MENTKPLTLSHEQLAIAVQNESQKFQGYYQWLERAMSPAFFEDISEENIMLITHSLMGFHVQEFFSTIHLKHAAIVMCLDSADADLRILKDYALYGIKNYQTYVSKIALPFPGVTANLRIASLYFTEAIEPAAPAYPPKEKEELRALVKERNPQVSDEEFERLLSGINNRFLRALPVDRLILALDMFFRAKTRDNCQYEVRYNEDWQEKGSASMQIVLAWRNTPKYNFLYRLARTIQRHGLVMKRVNACYIDPYSKNSILLMVLSLHGSNGEAAWDVADIPNFLREFVTVKYFASFDAIDQQLISRGVITGAMGNFLRAAVSFIHQGLMNIDAHLYTPEKIEEDLCRHPELTAQICEAFKSKFDPDTCNVEAYLKIRKKFLEDVANLDTGHEENDLRRKNVLRQGMNLVHYCYKTNFYRVNYTALSFRLDPHYLDDIPFDRQKKFPELPFAIIFIKGMHFFGYHIRFKDLSRGGLRTVFPSQTEHMVSERNKVFAECYNLAYTQHKKNKDIPEGGAKGVLFIKPFDRLDSETLILKKELEASLTDPLGIEENLEMFRKEQSEEFLYQAQRSYIESLLTIVNCNPDGTLRAKYIVDYWKRPEYIYLGPDENMHDSMIQWIAAFSKKYGYKPGGAFISGKPIVGINHKEYGVTSLGVNVYMEALLRFVGIDPTKDKFTVKMSGGPDGDVAGNQICNLHRYFPNTAKLLALTDISGTIHDPYGLDLSILVELFKERKSIRYYPPEKLNDGGFLVDKESKRSQTAFTQQVLCWKKQDGKLVEDWISGSDMNHLLRHNVHQTKTDVFIPSGGRPRTLNQSNIDDFLDDTGIPTSRLIIEGANLYLTPQARRFLEENGVLIVKDSSANKTGVICSSFEILCGLALSDEEFIANKDQLVMEILDRLKKCASNEAQLLLRTLAEQGGYLTDISELISKRINQFTYQLLDFLDEMELSKDPHDPLIRRFLRYCLPTLREKFQEDLLREIPEHHKKAIVACSIASDLVYSRGVSWFPSIVDILPLLLEQKEEHLYPPRGKALQNKEIST comes from the coding sequence ATGGAAAATACAAAGCCTCTTACATTATCTCATGAGCAACTTGCCATCGCTGTGCAAAATGAAAGCCAGAAATTTCAGGGGTATTATCAGTGGCTTGAACGCGCCATGTCCCCTGCTTTTTTTGAAGATATCAGCGAAGAAAATATTATGCTGATCACCCACAGTTTAATGGGGTTCCACGTCCAGGAGTTTTTTTCTACCATCCACTTAAAGCACGCCGCTATTGTGATGTGCTTAGACAGTGCAGATGCTGATTTACGTATTTTGAAAGATTATGCTCTGTACGGAATCAAAAATTATCAAACGTACGTTTCCAAAATTGCATTGCCATTTCCAGGTGTAACCGCTAATTTACGCATCGCCTCGCTTTATTTTACTGAAGCCATTGAGCCAGCGGCTCCAGCTTATCCCCCTAAAGAAAAAGAGGAATTACGCGCGCTTGTGAAAGAGCGTAATCCGCAAGTTTCGGATGAAGAATTTGAGCGCCTTTTATCAGGGATCAATAATCGTTTTCTACGCGCTCTTCCTGTTGATCGTTTGATTCTGGCACTAGACATGTTTTTCAGAGCCAAAACACGCGACAATTGCCAATATGAAGTTCGCTACAATGAAGATTGGCAAGAAAAAGGGTCGGCTTCGATGCAAATCGTTTTGGCATGGCGTAATACTCCAAAATACAATTTCTTATATCGTTTAGCGCGTACCATTCAGCGGCATGGACTTGTCATGAAAAGGGTCAATGCATGCTATATCGATCCCTACAGTAAAAATAGCATTTTGCTCATGGTGCTAAGCCTGCATGGAAGTAACGGAGAGGCTGCTTGGGATGTGGCCGATATCCCTAACTTTTTACGTGAATTTGTGACAGTGAAATACTTCGCGAGTTTTGATGCAATCGACCAGCAATTAATTAGTAGAGGCGTCATCACGGGGGCGATGGGGAATTTTCTTAGAGCCGCCGTCAGCTTTATTCACCAGGGATTGATGAATATCGATGCACACTTGTATACACCTGAAAAAATAGAAGAGGATTTGTGTCGACATCCCGAACTCACGGCACAGATTTGTGAGGCATTTAAATCGAAATTCGATCCAGATACTTGCAATGTAGAAGCGTATTTGAAAATTCGGAAGAAGTTCTTGGAAGATGTCGCGAATTTGGATACGGGACATGAAGAGAATGACTTGCGTCGTAAAAATGTTTTAAGGCAGGGAATGAATTTGGTGCATTATTGCTATAAAACTAATTTCTATCGCGTCAACTATACCGCTTTAAGTTTTCGATTGGATCCCCATTATCTGGATGATATTCCTTTTGATAGACAAAAGAAATTTCCAGAGCTTCCTTTCGCCATTATTTTCATCAAAGGGATGCATTTTTTTGGTTATCATATTCGCTTTAAAGATTTATCGCGCGGTGGATTAAGAACGGTTTTCCCTTCTCAGACAGAACACATGGTAAGTGAAAGAAATAAGGTCTTCGCAGAATGCTACAACTTAGCCTATACTCAACATAAAAAGAATAAAGATATTCCAGAAGGGGGAGCGAAGGGGGTTCTATTTATCAAGCCATTCGATCGTTTAGATTCGGAAACGTTGATCTTGAAAAAAGAATTAGAGGCTTCCTTAACGGATCCGTTGGGGATTGAAGAGAACCTCGAAATGTTTAGAAAAGAGCAATCAGAGGAATTTCTTTATCAGGCTCAGAGATCCTATATTGAAAGTCTGCTAACGATTGTCAATTGTAATCCCGATGGCACATTGCGAGCCAAGTATATTGTTGATTATTGGAAAAGGCCTGAATATATTTATTTAGGGCCGGACGAAAATATGCACGATTCCATGATTCAATGGATTGCCGCTTTTAGCAAGAAATATGGGTATAAACCGGGCGGTGCATTTATCTCAGGTAAGCCTATCGTAGGGATTAACCACAAAGAGTATGGTGTGACATCTTTAGGTGTGAACGTCTACATGGAAGCTTTGCTTCGCTTTGTTGGGATTGATCCCACGAAGGATAAATTTACAGTGAAAATGTCTGGTGGGCCTGATGGCGATGTGGCGGGTAATCAGATTTGCAATTTACATCGTTATTTTCCAAATACAGCTAAGTTGTTAGCCTTAACCGATATTTCTGGGACCATTCATGATCCCTATGGATTGGATCTGTCCATTTTAGTCGAGCTTTTTAAAGAACGAAAGTCCATTCGTTACTACCCACCAGAAAAATTGAATGATGGGGGCTTTTTAGTCGATAAGGAGTCAAAACGAAGTCAAACAGCTTTTACTCAGCAGGTGCTTTGTTGGAAAAAGCAAGATGGTAAGTTGGTGGAAGACTGGATTTCTGGAAGTGATATGAATCATTTGTTAAGGCATAACGTGCATCAGACCAAAACAGACGTTTTTATTCCGTCAGGAGGAAGGCCGCGTACGTTAAATCAATCGAATATCGATGATTTCTTGGATGATACAGGGATTCCGACTTCTCGTTTGATTATTGAAGGAGCGAATCTGTATTTAACACCTCAAGCTCGTCGTTTTTTAGAAGAGAATGGGGTTCTGATAGTCAAAGATAGTTCCGCCAATAAAACAGGTGTGATTTGCTCTTCTTTTGAAATTTTATGTGGTTTGGCTCTCAGTGATGAGGAGTTTATCGCCAACAAAGATCAACTTGTCATGGAGATTTTAGACCGTTTAAAAAAATGTGCATCTAACGAGGCGCAGCTGCTTTTGCGTACATTGGCGGAGCAAGGGGGGTATTTAACGGATATATCTGAGCTAATCTCTAAACGGATCAATCAGTTTACCTATCAATTGTTGGATTTTCTCGATGAAATGGAACTTTCGAAAGATCCACATGATCCCTTAATTCGTCGGTTTTTACGTTATTGCTTGCCAACTCTGCGAGAAAAATTTCAGGAAGACTTGTTGCGTGAAATTCCAGAACACCACAAAAAAGCGATCGTTGCCTGTTCCATTGCATCGGATTTAGTGTATTCGCGCGGCGTTTCTTGGTTTCCTTCGATTGTTGATATCCTTCCTCTTTTGCTCGAGCAAAAGGAGGAACATCTCTATCCTCCGAGAGGAAAAGCCTTGCAAAACAAGGAAATCAGCACTTAA
- a CDS encoding heavy metal translocating P-type ATPase, whose amino-acid sequence MHPSIPAESAHLKRPVVFDDFFDFDEQESASPFLTPESRSWAINLTLKASICAAFLLAAAFICSFYAHLQPISHILLVSVYFLAGIPALIESLEDLVDLDINIDILMTLAAFSSILIGSGMEGGLLLVLFALSGSMEDAVTTKAKGAMSSLYKLSPTLACVVTPKGTLIERSVKEILVGTRILVKAGQIVPLDGKVIDGISSVNLVHLTGENFPITKKVGDSVPAGARNLDGFLTLEVTHTSNDSTLSKIIQLVTQAQEARPRLQRWFDAVSRRYAITIILVSFLFAISLPWLLNLPFLGMEGSIYRALAFLIAASPCALIIAIPIAYLSAISACARRGILLKGGLSLDALASCAAIAFDKTGTLTTGDLTFEAMEPVGQTTHAFEEALNVAYTLEMNAVHPIAKAILKHGHQTKASPLPISAFKSVPGYGLEAYISSSNGEMKTYLGRAEYMLPHLPADKVQMLQAKIAEHQQKGELIAVLLIGQDVFLLRFRDTPRDLIKETLQKIKEEWHLLLVMLTGDHQASAKRVADDLGISEYHADLTPEDKLRHVSQLAQSKGLAMIGDGVNDAPALARATVGICMGKVGSTSAIDASDIVLLQDNIEQLNWLIGKAHQTQKIVRQNLTLAGLAIVLASLPALLGFIPLWLAVILHEGGTVLVGLNGLRLMRD is encoded by the coding sequence ATGCATCCTTCTATTCCCGCAGAATCTGCACATTTAAAACGTCCTGTTGTGTTTGATGACTTTTTTGATTTTGATGAACAGGAATCCGCCAGCCCTTTTCTGACTCCAGAATCAAGATCTTGGGCAATTAATCTCACATTAAAAGCCTCCATTTGTGCTGCATTTTTGTTGGCCGCTGCTTTTATTTGTTCCTTTTATGCGCATTTACAGCCTATTTCCCATATTTTGCTTGTATCCGTGTATTTTTTAGCGGGTATTCCAGCCTTAATTGAGTCTTTGGAAGATTTGGTTGATCTGGATATTAATATTGATATCTTAATGACACTGGCGGCTTTCTCCTCTATTTTAATCGGAAGTGGGATGGAAGGGGGCTTGCTTTTGGTTTTGTTTGCTTTGTCGGGATCTATGGAAGATGCGGTGACAACGAAAGCCAAAGGGGCCATGAGTAGTTTATATAAGCTTTCTCCTACACTGGCTTGTGTGGTGACACCAAAAGGAACTTTAATTGAAAGATCTGTCAAAGAAATTCTGGTCGGAACACGCATTCTCGTTAAAGCGGGCCAAATTGTTCCGCTAGATGGCAAGGTCATTGATGGGATTTCATCTGTCAATTTAGTGCATTTAACGGGTGAGAATTTTCCTATTACAAAAAAAGTGGGGGATTCGGTGCCGGCTGGAGCGCGTAATCTGGATGGGTTTTTGACTTTGGAAGTGACTCATACAAGCAACGATTCGACCTTGTCTAAAATCATTCAATTAGTGACCCAAGCGCAAGAAGCTCGACCGAGATTGCAGCGCTGGTTTGATGCGGTCAGTCGTCGCTATGCCATTACTATTATCTTAGTCTCCTTTCTTTTTGCCATCAGTTTGCCCTGGCTGTTAAATCTACCCTTTTTGGGAATGGAAGGCTCCATTTATCGGGCGCTGGCCTTTTTAATCGCGGCTTCACCTTGTGCTCTGATTATTGCCATTCCCATCGCTTATTTAAGTGCAATAAGTGCTTGTGCGCGTCGGGGAATTTTGCTTAAGGGAGGCCTTTCGTTAGATGCTTTAGCTTCATGTGCGGCGATTGCTTTTGACAAAACGGGCACATTGACGACAGGGGATTTAACATTTGAAGCAATGGAGCCCGTCGGGCAGACTACCCATGCTTTTGAAGAGGCCCTTAATGTGGCCTATACCTTGGAAATGAATGCCGTCCACCCAATAGCTAAAGCCATTTTAAAACATGGTCATCAAACGAAGGCTTCTCCCTTGCCAATCAGTGCCTTCAAAAGCGTTCCTGGATATGGATTGGAAGCTTATATTTCAAGCTCTAACGGGGAAATGAAAACTTATTTAGGACGTGCTGAATACATGCTACCTCATTTGCCTGCAGATAAAGTGCAGATGCTCCAAGCCAAAATTGCAGAGCATCAACAAAAAGGAGAGCTTATTGCGGTTCTATTGATCGGGCAAGATGTTTTTCTTTTACGTTTTCGGGACACCCCACGCGATTTGATCAAGGAAACATTGCAAAAGATTAAAGAAGAATGGCATTTGCTTTTAGTGATGTTGACGGGGGATCACCAAGCTAGTGCAAAGCGTGTGGCAGATGATTTAGGTATTTCGGAATATCATGCTGACCTGACGCCCGAAGATAAACTTAGGCACGTCTCTCAATTAGCTCAGTCAAAAGGGCTTGCCATGATTGGAGATGGGGTTAATGATGCTCCTGCGTTAGCGCGTGCAACTGTCGGAATTTGTATGGGGAAAGTGGGAAGTACAAGTGCAATCGATGCCTCGGATATTGTCTTGTTGCAGGATAACATCGAACAGCTGAACTGGTTGATTGGGAAAGCTCATCAAACTCAAAAAATTGTGCGACAAAATTTAACGCTTGCAGGATTAGCCATTGTACTGGCCAGTTTGCCTGCCCTATTAGGATTTATTCCCCTTTGGCTAGCCGTAATTTTGCATGAAGGCGGCACTGTACTTGTTGGGCTTAATGGATTACGTCTTATGCGAGATTGA
- a CDS encoding VIT1/CCC1 transporter family protein, which yields MPDNKSPSHFKGKDAIDHVVEAQAEGLMASAEIHGVEMPGHLSAGTDAAREMALGLLLLGIVLFKSGLYLGTTWKLLLIFALSWAIWKAGRSAWLGWSRLERLHRVLKQEKWEIEHNRAQEKEELKDLYAAKGFDGQLLEDAVDVLMADGDRLLRVMVEEELGLSLEKTEHPLMQGVGALVGALLGATICLLTEWLVPYYGLIVGSFVVGGVASAYAAYQIGNRYIPAIVWNLGLFCLSAGFLYFLIPYVLG from the coding sequence ATGCCAGATAATAAGTCTCCCTCCCACTTTAAAGGAAAAGATGCCATTGACCATGTTGTCGAAGCGCAGGCTGAAGGATTAATGGCTTCTGCTGAAATTCACGGGGTAGAAATGCCAGGTCATTTATCCGCGGGAACAGATGCCGCACGAGAAATGGCGCTAGGGCTTTTACTCCTTGGAATTGTGCTATTTAAAAGCGGATTGTATCTGGGCACAACATGGAAATTACTGCTCATTTTTGCTCTATCCTGGGCGATCTGGAAAGCAGGGCGTAGCGCTTGGCTTGGTTGGTCAAGGCTTGAGCGGTTACACCGGGTGCTTAAGCAAGAGAAATGGGAAATTGAACACAATCGAGCACAAGAGAAAGAAGAGCTTAAAGATTTATACGCCGCGAAAGGATTTGATGGTCAGCTATTAGAGGATGCTGTGGATGTCTTGATGGCCGATGGAGATCGTCTCCTACGTGTGATGGTTGAAGAGGAATTGGGTCTATCCCTAGAAAAAACAGAACATCCTTTGATGCAGGGCGTTGGTGCTCTGGTGGGAGCTCTTCTTGGCGCTACGATTTGTTTGCTGACTGAATGGTTAGTCCCCTATTATGGCCTGATAGTTGGAAGCTTTGTTGTTGGTGGTGTGGCTTCAGCTTACGCGGCTTATCAAATTGGCAATCGTTATATCCCCGCTATCGTATGGAATTTAGGCCTTTTCTGCTTAAGCGCTGGTTTTCTCTACTTTTTAATCCCCTATGTTTTAGGTTGA